In the Hordeum vulgare subsp. vulgare chromosome 7H, MorexV3_pseudomolecules_assembly, whole genome shotgun sequence genome, one interval contains:
- the LOC123409096 gene encoding scarecrow-like protein 34, protein MDATPEEFEPLSPSLFLDLPPTPPPAADVDLDFISRMLMEEDIDDKFFYQYPDQPAILDAQRPYEQIISDITTASSGSPNGTASSDGNTISSINAATTSSSEDTNYSWPYDPLELSQLLRSPPYLDDMVFGGLVPDSPADEDARNSFLSDPPAAGFQQSPAQFNGAADGASANGGSPGTQNSAILNGPAGEKEAKPKPAMFSAGDGGQDGLLSAFFSNGGDMEMLNMAFLKGMEEANKFLPTNNTLLEAFPRKERGFTAKKEEGANGALTPGNGRGRRYRYDEDDPEAETARSSKLMMPDNEETGAREMLDEIMLEEYEMCMQGIQELRVAMDSEAKKNNGKAARAKRGASEAVDLRTMLIHCAQAVAAGDRRGATELLKQIKQHSGPTGDATQRLAHCFAEGLEARLAGTGSQIYQSLVAKRTSVVEFLKAYKLFMAACCFKKVNFGFANKTILNAVAGKRRLHIVDFGVQYGFQWPGLMRCLAQRDGGPPEVRITGIDLPQPGFRPAGQIDETGRRLSSCARELGVPFRFHGVAARWDTVRASDLRIDPGEVLVVYCQCGLSNLMDDSVAVTTNGPSPRDVVLRNIRDMRPDVFVECVANGGYGAPFFVTRFREALFFYSAHFDMLDATIPRYNDVRLLIERDIIGRAALNVIACEGADRVDRPETYRQWQARNRRAGFRQLPLDPEVVGMVREKVREHYHKDFLIDVDHQWLLQGWKGRVLYALSTWVAEDDS, encoded by the coding sequence ATGGACGCCACGCCGGAGGAGTTCGAGCCGCTCTCGCCGTCCCTCTTCCTCGACCTGCCGCCCACGCCGCCCCCCGCCGCAGACGTCGACCTCGACTTCATCTCGCGCATGCTCATGGAGGAGGACATCGACGACAAGTTCTTCTACCAGTACCCCGACCAGCCCGCCATCCTCGACGCCCAGCGCCCCTACGAGCAGATCATCTCCGACatcaccaccgcctcctccggctCGCCTAACGGCACCGCCTCCTCCGACGGCAACACCATCAGCAGCATCAACGCCGCAACGACGTCCTCCTCCGAGGACACCAACTACTCCTGGCCCTACGACCCGCTCGAGCTCTCCCAGCTCCTCCGCTCCCCGCCTTACCTCGACGACATGGTGTTTGGCGGCCTCGTCCCCGATTCCCCTGCCGATGAGGATGCCAGGAACTCGTTCCTCTCTGACCCCCCAGCTGCGGGGTTCCAGCAGAGTCCGGCGCAATTCAATGGCGCGGCCGATGGGGCCAGCGCGAACGGCGGCAGCCCGGGCACTCAGAATTCGGCGATCTTGAATGGCCCGGCGGGGGAGAAGGAGGCCAAGCCGAAGCCGGCGATGTTTTCCGCTGGCGACGGTGGTCAGGACGGGCTGCTCTCCGCCTTCTTCAGTAACGGCGGCGACATGGAAATGCTCAACATGGCCTTCCTCAAGGGCATGGAGGAGGCCAACAAGTTCTTGCCGACCAACAACACCCTCCTCGAGGCCTTCCCCCGCAAGGAGCGCGGGTTCACCgccaagaaggaggagggggcgaaTGGGGCTCTGACGCCCGGCAATGGCCGGGGCCGCAGGTACAGGTACGACGAGGACGACCCGGAGGCGGAGACCGCCAGGAGCAGCAAGCTGATGATGCCGGACAACGAGGAAACTGGCGCGCGCGAGATGTTGGACGAAATAATGCTGGAGGAGTACGAGATGTGCATGCAGGGGATACAGGAGCTGCGCGTCGCCATGGACAGCGAGGCCAAGAAGAACAACGGGAAGGCGGCGCGCGCGAAGCGGGGCGCCAGCGAGGCGGTCGACCTGCGCACCATGCTCATCCACTGCGCGCAGGCCGTGGCCGCGGGCGACCGCCGGGGCGCGACGGAGCTGCTCAAGCAGATCAAGCAGCACTCCGGGCCGACGGGAGACGCCACGCAGAGGCTGGCGCACTGCTTCGCCGAGGGGCTGGAGGCGCGGCTCGCGGGCACGGGGAGCCAGATCTACCAGTCGCTGGTGGCCAAGCGGACCTCAGTGGTGGAGTTCCTCAAGGCCTACAAGCTGTTCATGGCGGCCTGCTGCTTCAAGAAGGTGAACTTCGGGTTCGCCAACAAGACCATCCTGAACGCCGTGGCGGGGAAGCGCCGCCTGCACATCGTGGACTTCGGGGTGCAGTACGGGTTCCAGTGGCCGGGCCTGATGCGGTGTCTGGCGCAGAGGGACGGCGGGCCGCCGGAGGTGAGGATCACGGGCATCGACCTCCCGCAGCCTGGGTTCCGGCCGGCCGGGCAGATCGACGAGACAGGCCGGCGGCTCAGCAGCTGCGCCCGCGAGCTGGGAGTGCCGTTCAGGTTCCACGGCGTGGCGGCCAGGTGGGACACCGTGCGCGCCTCGGACCTGCGCATCGACCCGGGCGAGGTGCTCGTCGTGTACTGCCAGTGCGGCCTCAGTAACCTGATGGACGACAGCGTCGCGGTGACCACGAACGGGCCGAGCCCCAGGGACGTGGTGCTGCGGAACATCCGCGACATGAGGCCCGACGTGTTCGTCGAGTGCGTGGCGAACGGCGGCTACGGCGCGCCATTCTTCGTGACGCGGTTCAGGGAGGCGCTCTTCTTCTACTCGGCGCACTTCGACATGCTGGACGCGACCATCCCGCGGTACAACGACGTGCGCCTGCTGATCGAGCGGGACATCATCGGGCGGGCCGCGCTGAACGTGATCGCTTGCGAGGGCGCGGACCGGGTGGACCGCCCGGAGACGTACCGGCAGTGGCAGGCGCGGAACCGCCGGGCGGGGTTCCGGCAGCTGCCGCTGGACCCGGAGGTGGTAGGGATGGTGAGGGAGAAGGTGAGGGAGCACTACCACAAGGACTTCCTCATCGACGTGGATCACCAGTGGCTGCTGCAGGGGTGGAAAGGCAGGGTGCTCTACGCCCTCTCCACATGGGTTGCCGAGGATGATAGCTAG